The Cervus elaphus chromosome 9, mCerEla1.1, whole genome shotgun sequence genomic interval TGACTGATAACAGACTGGATCAGTCCCTGAGTTTGGAGACTGGCTACAAGTGAgtgaaaaatagacaaagaaatcGTGAAGAATTGCACGGAGGTGCAAGCCAAATTTTATCCTCTCCAAGTAATGGTGGTTGGACTGAGAAAGTGCTAAACCGAAACTGTAATAGGTCTGGTTACTTGGGTGTCTCTCTGTATTATCATTGTTGCCTCTTACTGTTACATTTGCTGTCTGTGTTGTCTctccagatcccaatgttttcaGATAATTCACATTGCCCTGACTGTGGGCAGCAGTGGTTCCCTAGTTTAGAACTAGGCCATTGGTTGTACCAAACTGAACTGGTTGAGAATGAATGTTACCAAGTGTTCTTAGACCGTATTAACAGAGCTGATTATTGCCCTGAGTGTTACCCTGATAATCCTGCTAATAGAAGCCTTGTTCTTCCTTGGTCTTTCCCACTTGAGTGGGCTCCTCAAAATCTTACCAGGTGGACCTTTGAAAAAGCCTGCCACCCATTTCTTCTGGGTCCTCCACTGGTTAGAAAAAGAATACATGACTCTAGAGTTGCTGGTTTTAACCCTGCACTACAGTTAATCCTGACGAGGACAGACAAAACCTTAAACAAAAAACTTGGCCAAAGCAAGTAACTTCTTAAACAGTCAAGATCATGGAGACTCTAGAGGGTTTTGTACTAGTAGCCCAAGGAAGATGGAAAAATGACTCCTTTCTAAATCTGATCCAGACTGTCACTGCTTTGGGAAACTGCTTAAATTGTTGGATCTGCTTCCAGGGTCTATACATCTCTTGTTCAGCATGAATTTAATTATTAGTCCAAGCCAGACTGTTCCTCTGGAACCTGACTAATCCATATTTCCTATGTTTTGGAATTAGCTTGCTCCTCCTAAAAATCTCCACAGCCTAATCATTGACGTTATTGTGACAAGGTAGTCCTGGAGGAGAAGCCTATACTGTGTGTACTTTAATTCTAGTAATAACTTTTGTGGGAAAGCATCCTTGTAGCTGAATTCTAGATTATTCCAGTAAAACAATTAGACATTTAATAAGGATCTATATTCTCAATTCCACCTCTTATATATTAATCAgtgataattatatatatatataagatttatTCATATCTAACCAAATGTTCATCATTGGCTCTATTTGGTTTATTCTCAGTGTGGCTTTGACCTTCCTCATTAACTGGTCACTGTCAGAGAAACCACATTCAATCAGGCAATACCTGTATAGGTTACAGAAAAATATGCAGAAATGCCACTATCTAGTTACTTGGCTCTACATAAGCAAAGACTCTCCTGTCTTTGTGATGACTGAACTTAGAATGTCCTCCTCTGGGAATGGAAAAGTACCTGTATTAGGGGCTAGGTGACAGAAGGAGTTATCAAACTTGACTCCATATAGATTATGAACAGTTTAGGGGAAGCATTTTTCTTAGAACTAAAAAGGACTTACCTGACATTGGCCTCATTCTGGCCTTCACTTGTTCATGAGAATCATGGAACCAGAGTTTGAGTTAAGAAACTTGGAAAAAGCAGCTGAAAACATCTCAGAGTCCAcctaacaatttaaaaattccacTTAAGATGCTAAATAATCCATTGCTTATGTAGAAACTCAACAATGGTCTCAAGGTCCCAGGTTCTTTGTCTTTCCCCTCTGGGATCCTTATTGTATTGGCTTTTTGTCCACATAGTTGTTTTCTCAGTGAGTACAATGTAGCTTGTTGCTGCTCCAGACATTTCAATCTCTCTCAAAGACTGGAAGTAGGGAGCAAAAAGCTTTGTTCTTTCAAGTCTCTATTTTTCATTTGGGAAGAAAATCTCTCTCTCAAAAGTCCCTCAGATTTTTCCTTACATTAATTACATCAGGGATTTTCCCTTACCCCCTTGATTCAGAAGGGAGCCTGGGAAACCTGACAGAGGGGAATGGAGTTGACATTGCCTGGGTAGGACACGTTGTCTCCCCTAATAAAATCAGGGCTCTTTGAGGAAGAAGTGAGGGATGAATGGCTGTTGGTGTGCAGCAAATCATGCCTGCCACATGTTGTTTAAAGTCATCTGTTGGTCTGTATAAAGAGTGTACCCCGAGATCTGCCCTGTATCTGCCTTATGTCTGTCATGATTGACGCTCTCTTCTGTTCTATTGCTGAATAAATTGTGTGTggactgctaaaaaaaaaaaaaaaaaaaagaagcattactgcaaacaaagctagtggaggtgtttGAATTTCagctaaactatttcaaatcctaaaagctgatgctgtgaaagtgctgcactcaatatgctagcaaatttggaaactcagcaatgcccacagcactggaaaaggtctgtttttattccaatcccaaagaaggaccatgccaaagaatgttcaaactaccatacagttgcacttgTTTCTCATGCttgcaaaataatgctcaaaatccttcaaactaggcttcagtaatatctgaaccaagaacttccagatgtacaggctggatttagaaaaggcagaggaacaagagatcaaattgccaacatctgttggatcatagaaaaagtaagggaattccagaaaatctacttgtttcattgactacgctaaaaacctttgacagtgtggatcacgacaaactgtgaaAACTTTTTGAAGAGAtggaaatgccagaccaccttacctgtctcctgagaaacgtatgcaggtcaagaggcaacagtaagaattggacatggaacaacggactggttccaaattgggaaaggagtgcaccAAGCCTATATGTTGtcagtctgcttatttaacttctatgcagagtacatcatgcaaaatgccaggttgaatgaatcacaaactggaatcaagattgctgggagaaatatcagcaaccttagataggcagatgacacactctcatgacagaaagcaaagaggaactgaagagtctcttgatgagagtgaaagaggagagtaaaaaacctggcttaaaactcagcattcaaaaaacaaagaccatgacatccagtcccatcacttcatggcaaataagaggggaaaaagtggaaacagtaccaaattttattttcttgggctccaaaatcactgcagatggggactgcagccatgaaattaaaagatgcttactccttagaaggaaagctatgacaaacctagatggtatactaaaaagaaaagacatcactttgccaacaaaggttcatatagtcaaagctatggttttttttggtagtcacatacagatgtgagagttgaaccataaagaaaactgaatgccgaagaattaatgcttttgaactgtggtgttggagaagactcttgaaagtcttttggacagcaagaagatcaaaccagtcactccttaaggaaatcaactctgaatattcattgaaaagattgatgctgaagctaaaactctaatactttggtcccctgatgtgaaaagccaactctttggaaaagaccctgatgctgggaaagattgagggggctgacaggatgagatggttagatggcatcacctactcaatggacgtgagtttgagcaaactctgggagatagtgaaggacagagaagccgggtgtgctatagtccatggggtcgcaaagagttggacacaacttagcaactgaacaacaaccaaaagcATAAAGAAAGGACTAAGCCCAGAAGGATAGGCAgcattggaagaatcaatagaacttatagaaatttaaaagatcaTTAAAAGTAAAAACTCCAAATAAACACCAAATTAAACAAAGCTGAGGAGAGAGTTAATGAACTGAAATATAGATTTTAGAAGATTGCTGTACTGCAGTTCAGAGagataatgaaacagaaaataattgaAGAGACATGGAAGGCAGAATGAGAATATGTCTTTAAGATGTGCTAGAAGGTGAGACTAAAAAGAATAGGAAGAGGTAATGTAATATTTGAAGAGTTTAAGGCTGAGAATTTTCTTTAATTGAGAGATATGAAGCATCAGGTTCAGTAATCACACATCCAGCAGATGAAATAAAACTAAGTCTACACAAATAGATATCTTAGTGAAGCTGCAGAACACTCTAGAAATAAAGAGAGCATCTGTAATGATCTCTTCAATATAAAGAGATCCCACATCTCTTTATATCTTCAATATAAAGagatcttaaaaagaaaagcccacacagccatGGCCcacatggtgttagaaagtagtGAATGAACTTTCTGTCTCTAGCCTTGTGCTTGGCAACATAAGTCCTGGTACAGCACGAGCAAGTTCAGTGATGCTGACTTTCTTCTCCTTGAACTTCTCTGTTGTGAAAGTGCTTTTAGACTGATAACCATTAGGCATGGCATTTTATAGCTGAACATTATTTGTTCTACCTATTATCACCTCTAATTTTAGGCTTAATCACCTCCAGTGGTCTGAGTGTGGAGGGTTAGCATTCTTTCTCCTGTCTTTAGCTATTCCAGGCACCAAACTAGAGTAGTTACTGCTTGGCAGTTGCCTTAGGGACTTCTCTAGCTTTGTGAGCAGGAGAAGAAACCTCAACATCTTTGGTGCGGTCTGGACTTAACTAAGCTTCTCCTTTGCTGCTGCTTTCTGCATGTGGATCAATGCATCTGTCTCTGTTTTCTGGACTTAAATAGAGGTCTGAAGCTTTCCCTCACTTGGGAAGCATCCCTGGGAGGGAGTCACATGCCAGGTCAGCTCCCTCATGGACAGTAACCTCAGAGCTCGGAGAGAATGGGAATGAGTGCTGGTAGGCGGGCTGCCCTTTTAGAGATTAGGACAGTACAGGAGGTCTCTCTACTCACGGTGCAGCTGTCCTTCTtgctttctcattattttttcatcCTGCATTCCGTGGTGGGGACCAGTAAGTCCCGTAATGCAGGGTTGTGACTGATACATCACCTTGGATTTCTCTCCAGGGGTCTAGTCCTTAAATGTGTCTTTGGTTGGGCTTCCAGACAGCTCTCACTCCTTCTTTTGGTTTCTGTTAACAAAGGGGGGTTGTTTTCTCAGCACCCTAGGGGACTCTTTCTCGTCAGCCATTACCATTActgatttttcttcctctcttttcctcagCAAATGTCCAGACAGTGCTTTGGTGTCTGAAGATCTAATGATCTAATGATCTTCAGAGAATGTCTTT includes:
- the LOC122700317 gene encoding torsin-1A-interacting protein 2, whose translation is MFSDNSHCPDCGQQWFPSLELGHWLYQTELVENECYQVFLDRINRADYCPECYPDNPANRSLVLPWSFPLEWAPQNLTRWTFEKACHPFLLGPPLVRKRIHDSRVAGFNPALQLILTRTDKTLNKKLGQSK